A genomic window from Rhizobium sp. 007 includes:
- a CDS encoding DUF3108 domain-containing protein, with translation MAHLGRRIFLSSIAALMSIPAGASEIRHRTEYRVALGILPIARAAFVTQIDDDQRYQVSGNISSAGLADLVTNIAAKTNVTGVLRNDRLQAQRYYLYYKSGKRARTYEVRYRNGDIVSTTVKPERRQPRNWVDVKPGDMRSVLDPISGLIFPADTKLCSQRLPIYDGEMRMDLVLSPKGSQDFKTDGFSGKATVCGVRFVPRSGYRKGRKDIDYLSRSGNMEIWFAKADTANVYAPVYVRIPTQYGTVTITAVKYRAN, from the coding sequence ATGGCTCATCTGGGCAGGCGGATTTTCCTATCGTCAATTGCAGCGCTGATGTCCATCCCGGCCGGCGCAAGCGAGATCCGTCATCGTACGGAATATAGAGTTGCTCTCGGAATCCTGCCAATTGCGCGCGCCGCCTTCGTTACCCAGATCGACGATGATCAGCGCTACCAGGTTTCAGGCAATATCAGTTCGGCGGGCCTTGCCGATCTTGTGACGAACATTGCTGCGAAAACCAACGTCACCGGTGTCCTGCGCAACGACCGACTGCAAGCGCAGCGCTACTACCTCTATTACAAGAGTGGCAAACGCGCGCGTACCTACGAAGTCCGCTACAGAAACGGCGATATCGTCTCCACGACCGTGAAGCCGGAACGGCGCCAGCCACGCAACTGGGTCGATGTCAAGCCGGGCGATATGCGCTCCGTGCTTGATCCCATCTCCGGGTTGATCTTCCCGGCGGATACGAAACTCTGCTCGCAGCGCCTGCCGATCTATGACGGCGAGATGCGCATGGACCTTGTGCTTTCGCCAAAGGGATCCCAGGATTTCAAGACGGATGGGTTTTCCGGCAAGGCAACGGTCTGCGGCGTGCGTTTCGTGCCCAGGTCTGGCTACAGGAAAGGCCGCAAGGATATCGATTATCTGAGCAGAAGCGGCAACATGGAAATCTGGTTTGCAAAGGCGGATACGGCCAACGTATATGCTCCGGTCTATGTTCGCATTCCGACGCAGTACGGAACGGTGACGATTACCGCGGTGAAATACCGTGCAAACTGA
- the rpmB gene encoding 50S ribosomal protein L28 produces the protein MSRVCELTGKTVLTGNNVSHANNKTKRRFLPNLCQVTLISDALGQRYRLRVSAAALRSVEHRGGLDAFLIKASENELSMRARLLRRQIVKKTAEAA, from the coding sequence ATGTCCCGCGTGTGCGAATTGACCGGCAAGACCGTCCTGACTGGTAACAATGTCAGCCATGCCAACAACAAGACCAAGCGCCGGTTCCTGCCGAACCTGTGCCAGGTTACGCTGATCTCCGACGCTCTCGGCCAGCGCTACCGTCTGCGTGTTTCAGCTGCTGCGCTGCGCTCCGTCGAGCATCGCGGTGGCCTCGATGCCTTCCTGATCAAGGCAAGCGAAAACGAACTGTCGATGCGCGCCCGTCTTCTGCGCCGACAGATTGTCAAGAAGACCGCCGAAGCCGCATAA